In Xiphias gladius isolate SHS-SW01 ecotype Sanya breed wild chromosome 16, ASM1685928v1, whole genome shotgun sequence, a genomic segment contains:
- the LOC120801721 gene encoding myosin light chain kinase, smooth muscle-like has protein sequence MSDVRLASASSTVSRVTGPTPGCSSRGNEPPAFVLPPRNSRVTLGGDARLEGKVRGHPEPQVTWYREGRAMIGGERCVVEQSGRGNFSLVVRRVREDDLGRYTCQATNEAGSRQVTVEILLEENSGKKYGLPSSMKTGCHSAVPAVENRTGIWGESPPKFITKPNRVFAKLGQSGKFSAKTTGRPQPRVTWYKGGAEVQSCGRVSMYERAGLHFLEIKEVCADDVGSYTCSVTNTAGTATATAELHVQGAPEDSSSKDPAKITKTRTVDSAGPSAPSAPSAPSAPNSQAEKPRPRENQQQNPVPQPGQAASWRSSPPVQPPLVAERKTTAAPVTVILLL, from the exons ATGAGTGACGTGCGGTTAGCTTCAGCCTCCTCCACCGTATCCAGGGTAACAGGCCCAACACCAGGATGCAGTTCCCGCGGCAACGAGCCTCCAGCCTTCGTCCTCCCTCCACGCAACTCCCGGGTGACCCTGGGGGGAGACGCCCGACTGGAGGGGAAG GTGCGTGGTCATCCCGAGCCTCAGGTCACATGGTACAGAGAGGGGAGGGCTATGattggtggagagcgctgtgtTGTGGAGCAAAGTGGGCGGGGCAACTTCAGTCTGGTGGTGAGAAGGGTCAGAGAGGACGACCTGGGACGTTACACCTGTCAGGCCACCAATGAGGCGGGGAGTCGACAGGTTACCGTGGAGATCCTTCTGGAAG AGAATTCTGGGAAGAAATATGGCCTCCCGTCCTCCATGAAAACAGG GTGTCACTCTGCGGTCCCGGCGGTGGAGAACAGGACCGGTATTTGGGGCGAGAGTCCGCCGAAGTTTATCACCAAACCGAACCGAGTGTTTGCCAAGCTGGGACAGAGCGGGAAATTCTCAGCGAAAACAACAGGACGTCCCCAGCCACGGGTCACATGGTACAAG GGGGGGGCGGAGGTTCAGTCATGTGGGCGGGTCAGTATGTACGAGCGCGCTGGCCTTCACTTTCTGGAGATAAAGGAAGTTTGTGCAGATGATGTGGGAAGTTACACGTGTTCGGTCACCAACACCGCCGGAACGGCGACCGCCACCGCAGAGCTCCACGTCCAGG GTGCTCCTGAAGACTCCTCCAG CAAAGATCCAGCAAAGATCACAAAAACCCGGACAGTGGACAGCGCTGGGCCCAGCGCTCCCAGCGCTCCCAGTGCTCCCAGTGCCCCCAACTCCCAGGCAGAGAAGCCCAGACCCAGGGAGAACCAGCAGCAGAACCCCGTCCCTCAGCCTGGACAGGCAGCCTCCTGGAGGAGCAGCCCACCTGTACAGCCCCCCCTGGTGGCTGAGAGGAAAACTACAGCTGCTCCGGTCACAGTAATATTGTtactatga